A window of Kiritimatiellia bacterium contains these coding sequences:
- a CDS encoding MotA/TolQ/ExbB proton channel family protein: MNGAFWQELLPEAANIWRSGGWGMFALAANGIVLFGVATRMLLRLMAVGQLSPPVANTVRGRETPGERLARAAERETDEAGVIRVFAAARHDLLAPFERDHRVLQVAVRAAPLLGLLGTVTGMLATFHGLATGGSAEKTMTIVAGGISEALITTETGLVMALVGLMFENLLLRRQQRIEEALAHLETFCLQRHHRVMAVAAVNGPGGETEPSAAIAWSQGAGA; the protein is encoded by the coding sequence ATGAACGGCGCGTTTTGGCAGGAGTTGCTGCCGGAGGCGGCGAACATCTGGCGGAGCGGCGGCTGGGGGATGTTTGCGCTGGCCGCCAACGGCATCGTGCTGTTCGGGGTTGCGACCCGCATGCTGTTGCGGCTGATGGCGGTGGGCCAACTGTCACCGCCCGTGGCGAACACGGTGCGAGGTCGGGAAACCCCGGGCGAACGGCTCGCGCGGGCGGCGGAACGCGAGACCGACGAAGCAGGTGTGATACGGGTGTTTGCGGCGGCGCGGCACGACTTGCTGGCGCCGTTTGAACGGGATCACCGGGTGTTGCAGGTCGCAGTGCGCGCGGCGCCGCTGCTGGGGCTGCTGGGCACCGTGACCGGTATGCTCGCGACCTTTCACGGGCTGGCGACCGGCGGGTCGGCCGAAAAGACGATGACCATCGTCGCCGGCGGCATTTCCGAGGCGCTGATCACCACGGAGACGGGGCTGGTGATGGCGCTGGTGGGTCTGATGTTTGAAAACCTGCTGCTGCGGCGGCAGCAGCGCATTGAGGAAGCGCTGGCGCATCTGGAGACCTTCTGTCTGCAGCGGCATCACCGCGTGATGGCGGTCGCGGCGGTCAATGGGCCGGGCGGCGAGACGGAGCCTTCGGCGGCGATCGCGTGGTCGCAGGGAGCGGGCGCATGA
- a CDS encoding biopolymer transporter ExbD, which produces MRRFGAATDDAGETNIDISPLIDCIFILLLFFIVTTTFVEETGVEVDKPTAAAAVNLEKNSVLIAVTARGEVVYGGRDIGVGGVRSVVRRLIEKEDLPVIIQVDQAVPSGLLVRVIDEAKLAGAKRVNLATRRAEGA; this is translated from the coding sequence ATGAGACGGTTCGGTGCGGCAACGGACGATGCGGGCGAGACGAACATCGACATCTCGCCGCTGATTGATTGCATCTTCATTCTGCTGCTGTTTTTCATCGTCACCACAACGTTTGTAGAGGAGACCGGCGTCGAGGTGGACAAGCCCACCGCGGCCGCCGCGGTGAACCTCGAAAAGAACAGCGTGCTGATCGCCGTCACTGCGCGCGGCGAGGTCGTCTATGGGGGGCGTGACATCGGCGTGGGGGGCGTGCGCTCGGTGGTGCGCCGGCTGATCGAGAAAGAGGACCTGCCGGTGATCATTCAGGTGGACCAGGCGGTGCCGTCCGGCTTGCTGGTGCGAGTGATTGACGAAGCGAAGCTGGCGGGTGCGAAGCGGGTCAATTTGGCGACGCGGCGCGCGGAGGGTGCATGA
- a CDS encoding amino acid permease, with product MPAPTRRELSPADAAALIVGVIIGVGIFQVAPDVARGTPSGAAMLGLWVAGAALSWCGATVYAQLAAALPEAAGGDYAYLTRAYGRWAGFLFAWLLTVVVRPGDIAVMAFAFATYASALARGLWPGSDVPPSVLAAGAIGLLTAVHAAGVRAGVRAQNVLTAVKVLGLIAVAVLAWAAPPVREVTSAAPRLPTAVALILVLFTYGGWNEIAYVAAEVREPARSVPRALAGGLGGVAALYVLANAGFLRALGGHAGVATAEAVAAAAVERARPGAGGWVSALIAVSALGAVHGLIFTGARIPAAAGGDHALLAPLARWSPRTHTPVRALLLQGAMALGLVLVLGSFVEVLLYTAVPVYSFQLATALALPRLRRREPTRWAAVPRWGHPWTTATFAAACAFLIWRAALYRPWTALGAVAIAALGVPAWRWSERRRASPIASTGGGNAP from the coding sequence ATGCCGGCACCGACGCGCCGAGAGCTGTCGCCGGCCGACGCGGCGGCGCTGATCGTGGGTGTGATTATTGGCGTCGGCATCTTCCAGGTGGCGCCGGATGTGGCGCGCGGTACCCCCAGCGGCGCGGCGATGCTGGGGCTGTGGGTGGCGGGCGCGGCGCTGTCGTGGTGCGGCGCCACGGTGTATGCGCAGCTGGCGGCCGCGCTTCCGGAGGCGGCGGGCGGCGACTACGCCTACCTGACGCGGGCGTACGGACGGTGGGCGGGGTTTTTGTTTGCGTGGCTGCTGACGGTGGTGGTGCGGCCGGGCGACATTGCGGTGATGGCGTTCGCGTTTGCGACGTACGCCTCGGCGCTGGCGCGCGGGCTGTGGCCGGGAAGTGACGTGCCGCCGTCGGTGTTGGCGGCGGGAGCGATTGGGCTGCTGACGGCGGTGCATGCGGCCGGAGTGCGGGCCGGCGTACGGGCGCAGAACGTGCTCACCGCGGTGAAGGTGCTGGGGCTGATCGCGGTGGCGGTGCTCGCCTGGGCGGCGCCGCCGGTGCGCGAGGTTACTTCCGCGGCGCCGCGGCTGCCGACCGCGGTGGCGCTGATTCTGGTGCTGTTCACGTACGGGGGCTGGAACGAGATCGCGTACGTCGCCGCCGAAGTGCGCGAGCCGGCGCGATCGGTGCCGCGGGCGCTGGCGGGGGGGCTGGGGGGTGTCGCAGCGCTCTACGTGTTGGCCAACGCCGGCTTCTTGCGGGCGCTGGGCGGGCACGCGGGCGTCGCGACCGCGGAGGCGGTCGCCGCGGCCGCGGTCGAGCGCGCACGGCCCGGTGCGGGTGGATGGGTGTCCGCCCTGATCGCGGTGTCCGCGCTGGGCGCGGTGCACGGGCTGATTTTTACCGGCGCGCGCATCCCGGCGGCCGCCGGCGGTGACCATGCGCTGCTGGCGCCGCTGGCTAGGTGGTCGCCGCGCACCCACACGCCGGTCCGGGCGCTCCTGCTGCAAGGGGCGATGGCACTGGGGTTGGTACTGGTGCTGGGTTCATTTGTCGAAGTGCTGCTGTACACGGCGGTGCCGGTATACTCGTTCCAACTGGCGACCGCGCTCGCGTTGCCGCGGCTGCGACGGCGGGAGCCGACGCGCTGGGCGGCGGTTCCGCGCTGGGGGCATCCGTGGACCACCGCCACGTTCGCCGCCGCATGTGCGTTTCTGATCTGGCGCGCGGCGCTGTATCGGCCATGGACGGCGCTGGGCGCCGTCGCGATCGCGGCGCTCGGTGTGCCCGCATGGCGCTGGTCCGAGCGCCGGCGAGCGTCGCCAATAGCGAGCACGGGCGGGGGGAATGCGCCATGA
- a CDS encoding MotA/TolQ/ExbB proton channel family protein encodes MTEVRTVCGAMGRAVRLGVALMLAMPAFGQFPPLREARPGRQIPAVPKPAKSQRRPTAAVSTSAPPAALSAATSAVASTTAPAELPPWVATAKERLAAAVAELDQARRTIADERLALSRRIGDLERRLAEVRTAYEVVRRQFDHRALDLNNLRNEIKGREQEAAYLSNLLAEYIRNFEPRLHIAEVARHAEVLREARLAMDNTTLEPAQVYRRQMAVVESSLERLERLVGGYRFRGAAAAADGRMVEGVFAVFGPMVVFASENAAHVGLVEQRLGSVEPSVEPFGDPALVAAAAALVRDGGGTLPFDASLGNARKVERTRETLWEHIQKGGAVMWPILGVAAVAAIVALTKWITLARVRVPDEQEVGPLLEAAAARDAAAVMEVATAWPGPAAEMIEAGAANLAHGRDLIEEAMFERVLRARSRFQRGLPILAVAAASAPLLGLLGTVTGIISTFKLLTVFGTGDVKMLSAGISEALITTEFGLYVAIPSLLSHSFLSRRAKSLTDRLERLAVAFLAQVEKGRGVVEEVAA; translated from the coding sequence ATGACTGAGGTGCGTACGGTTTGCGGAGCGATGGGGCGGGCGGTGCGGCTCGGCGTGGCGCTGATGCTGGCGATGCCCGCGTTCGGACAGTTTCCCCCGCTGCGCGAGGCCCGGCCTGGGCGGCAGATACCGGCCGTCCCGAAGCCGGCGAAGTCGCAGCGGCGGCCCACCGCGGCGGTTTCGACCTCCGCCCCGCCGGCGGCGTTGTCTGCGGCAACTTCCGCGGTCGCAAGCACGACGGCGCCCGCAGAGTTGCCGCCCTGGGTTGCCACCGCAAAAGAGCGGCTGGCCGCCGCCGTTGCGGAGCTCGATCAAGCGCGCCGCACGATTGCGGACGAACGACTGGCACTGAGCCGGCGCATCGGAGATCTCGAGCGACGGCTCGCCGAGGTCCGCACGGCCTATGAAGTGGTCCGTCGGCAGTTCGACCATCGTGCGTTGGACCTGAACAACCTGCGCAACGAGATCAAGGGGCGGGAGCAGGAGGCCGCGTATCTCTCCAATCTGTTGGCAGAGTACATCCGCAATTTCGAACCTCGACTGCACATCGCAGAGGTTGCGCGCCACGCGGAAGTGCTGCGCGAGGCGCGGCTGGCCATGGACAACACCACGCTGGAACCGGCGCAGGTCTACCGTCGGCAAATGGCAGTGGTCGAGAGCAGCCTGGAACGGTTGGAACGGCTGGTCGGCGGCTACCGGTTTCGAGGGGCCGCGGCGGCGGCCGACGGCCGTATGGTCGAAGGCGTCTTCGCGGTGTTCGGGCCGATGGTGGTGTTTGCGTCGGAGAATGCCGCGCACGTCGGGCTGGTCGAACAACGGCTCGGCTCGGTGGAGCCTTCGGTCGAGCCGTTCGGCGATCCGGCGCTCGTGGCAGCGGCGGCGGCGCTGGTGCGGGACGGAGGCGGCACACTGCCGTTCGACGCGAGCCTCGGCAACGCGCGGAAGGTGGAGCGCACCCGCGAGACACTTTGGGAGCACATTCAGAAAGGGGGCGCGGTCATGTGGCCGATCCTCGGAGTCGCCGCGGTCGCCGCGATTGTCGCGCTGACGAAGTGGATCACGCTGGCCCGCGTGCGCGTCCCCGATGAGCAGGAGGTGGGCCCCCTGCTGGAAGCGGCGGCCGCGCGGGACGCCGCCGCGGTGATGGAGGTGGCCACCGCCTGGCCGGGGCCGGCGGCGGAGATGATCGAGGCGGGCGCGGCAAACCTGGCGCACGGCCGCGACCTGATCGAGGAGGCGATGTTCGAGCGTGTGCTGCGCGCCCGGTCGCGGTTCCAGCGGGGGCTGCCGATTCTCGCGGTGGCGGCGGCGAGCGCGCCGCTGCTGGGGCTGCTGGGCACTGTGACCGGGATCATCTCGACCTTCAAGCTGCTGACGGTGTTCGGCACTGGCGACGTGAAGATGTTGTCGGCCGGCATTTCGGAGGCACTGATCACCACGGAGTTCGGGTTGTACGTGGCGATTCCCTCACTGCTGTCGCATTCGTTTTTGTCGCGTCGCGCGAAATCGCTGACCGACCGGCTCGAGCGGCTCGCGGTGGCGTTCCTCGCTCAGGTGGAGAAAGGGCGCGGGGTGGTCGAGGAGGTGGCGGCATGA
- a CDS encoding energy transducer TonB yields MSGARPSWCRRALGAVLRAVGTVAVAAGLTLVVFLVLPLIQRIAHPPAAEMELRPVTTAALPPPPAPPPPEPEPEKPEEEPPPPELDAPAPPPMDLAALEMALDPGLGGGGAVLDIGARLLSTLEQRAKEEGEAVFSVADLDQVPRPVHQPAPEYPTELKRKRIEGTVHVVFLVDPSGAVQNPTVVQSVHPALDRAALQSVRKWRFDPGRRGGQPVAFRMKVPITFALR; encoded by the coding sequence ATGAGTGGCGCACGTCCATCGTGGTGTCGGCGGGCGCTGGGTGCTGTGCTGCGCGCTGTCGGGACGGTGGCGGTTGCGGCCGGTCTCACGTTGGTGGTGTTTCTCGTGTTGCCGCTGATCCAGCGGATTGCGCATCCGCCGGCCGCGGAGATGGAGCTGCGCCCGGTCACGACCGCGGCGCTGCCGCCGCCGCCCGCGCCGCCGCCGCCGGAACCGGAGCCGGAAAAGCCGGAAGAGGAGCCACCTCCGCCCGAGCTGGACGCCCCTGCGCCGCCACCCATGGACCTCGCAGCGCTGGAGATGGCGCTGGACCCTGGCCTGGGGGGGGGCGGTGCGGTGCTGGACATCGGCGCGCGGTTGCTCTCGACGCTCGAACAGCGGGCGAAGGAGGAGGGGGAGGCGGTGTTTTCGGTGGCGGATCTGGATCAGGTGCCGCGTCCGGTACATCAGCCCGCGCCCGAGTATCCGACGGAGCTGAAGCGGAAGCGAATCGAGGGCACGGTGCATGTGGTGTTTCTGGTGGATCCCAGCGGTGCGGTCCAGAACCCGACGGTGGTGCAGTCGGTGCACCCCGCGCTGGATCGTGCGGCGCTACAGTCGGTGCGGAAGTGGCGATTTGATCCTGGCCGGCGCGGTGGGCAACCGGTGGCGTTTCGAATGAAGGTGCCGATCACGTTTGCGCTGCGATGA
- a CDS encoding sulfatase-like hydrolase/transferase: protein MGAIGAARAWPQAGLDPRARPNLLWITCEDMSPWLGFCGDPYARTPDLDWLARENVHSTRPFATAPVSARARFTTISGCTPTRRAPVLCAPPIRHRAPPACSPNCCAAGDHCTNNVKADYNSA from the coding sequence ATGGGCGCGATAGGCGCGGCGCGCGCATGGCCGCAGGCCGGTCTGGACCCCCGCGCGCGGCCGAATCTGCTGTGGATCACCTGTGAGGACATGTCGCCGTGGCTCGGGTTCTGCGGCGACCCGTATGCGCGCACGCCGGATCTCGACTGGCTGGCTCGGGAGAACGTGCACTCCACGCGGCCCTTCGCGACCGCACCGGTCTCTGCGCGCGCCCGCTTCACAACCATCTCAGGCTGTACGCCCACACGGCGGGCACCTGTCCTCTGCGCTCCGCCAATCCGGCACCGTGCACCGCCCGCCTGTTCCCCGAACTGCTGCGCGGCCGGCGATCACTGCACGAACAACGTGAAGGCGGACTACAACAGCGCGTAG
- a CDS encoding TonB-dependent receptor — MALLASLTVAIARGQSTAPRGGIRGVVYDADFAGPVPQAAIRLLESPRETFSDRDGGFVITDLPPGAYTVVVSKPGFVRQVVTGVVVMPGAMADVTVQLRGEVVEMEEFVVRDLDLQDTATEAGMLTLRQESLTMQDTISREIMSRAGASDVAGALRLVVGATVVEGKYATVRGLGDRYVGATVNGLRVPSADPKRRAVHLDVFPAGTVEGLSVFKTFTPDLPGDFTGGGVDIRTVRVPEEPFARVGFSREVNQRVSGKPGYITYEGGGINRWGRHRGARDMVEGMATMEKDGLADRGVASYHQEKPRSPRDHDRVHLELDRIVRGVAPAMGIQRTRVPDGNHGYDVALGTRFGLGGNWQMGALAALTYSKKYWLHVGPDNVLRMQGGGPDPRELTYFRREVGTEELKWSELLTLGLERDDAHRLSFTAMRNRAVTDRAAFREQFHDTNTPVWTQIQSIHYTERPIDILQFTGEHKWGERPEGGRGWELGWGVGRNTAEQEEPDVRMFRNVVHPRGGGIYEFQPRQDGASGADEESSTRIWRNTREINSQYGLRLGIPLGWRVPDWDVSFMGFGDPNAEWPKEDIRLNIGLGKDWTRRHYRQNSFFYMMGAQMPPVYTGPVRSDFPPGPAGRRAFEAARAAWFASPAGQAYLKGLEDTARDNALRTLRTNTLDVLWTDVFTAPDRIGIGDYKNSLRWHLLPKFYDVDYEGLQHFQSGFWSLEVPVSRQLRLIGGMRLETTEMRVDPTIDSETIDPQRAFLVPVPHYITNAAGEISYYYQIEGVPKEKAAAEISQSDWLRSWGAIWDIAPGMTLRLNWSQTIARPTFLEIAPVITPDYIEGDSFIGNRDLRISHIVNRDLRWEWIQGPDDVLAFSVFDKDVTDPIEKETFGYLSESYTLAINYPRGRVEGFEVEARRRMEFLPPPFDALRVGVNYARLRSWVEMPERLVNAFTPYGLPPRERRPMEGQPEYLFNFQLLYDIERWGTSFGWFYTIRGDMLKSGAAIGESGATPDIMLLKQPSVGISISQKIGSRVKVTFRAQNLLDPPVREVYRIPGQEDVMRRQYREGVRYSIGFSAEF, encoded by the coding sequence ATGGCTCTGCTTGCGTCATTGACCGTCGCCATTGCGAGGGGACAGAGCACCGCTCCTCGCGGGGGCATTCGCGGGGTGGTGTACGACGCCGACTTCGCGGGGCCGGTGCCGCAGGCGGCGATACGTCTGCTCGAGTCGCCGCGGGAGACCTTCTCCGACCGCGACGGCGGATTTGTGATCACGGATCTGCCGCCGGGCGCCTATACGGTGGTGGTCTCGAAGCCCGGCTTTGTTCGGCAGGTGGTGACCGGCGTGGTGGTGATGCCGGGCGCAATGGCGGACGTGACGGTGCAGCTGCGCGGCGAGGTGGTGGAGATGGAGGAGTTCGTCGTCCGCGACCTCGATCTGCAGGACACCGCGACCGAGGCGGGCATGCTGACGTTGCGGCAGGAAAGCCTGACGATGCAGGACACGATCAGCCGCGAAATTATGAGCCGCGCCGGCGCCAGCGACGTCGCCGGTGCGCTGCGGTTGGTGGTGGGCGCGACGGTGGTGGAGGGCAAGTACGCGACGGTGCGCGGGCTGGGAGACCGTTACGTTGGCGCGACGGTCAACGGCCTGCGCGTGCCCAGCGCCGACCCGAAGCGGCGGGCAGTGCATCTGGACGTGTTTCCCGCCGGCACGGTGGAGGGCCTCAGCGTCTTCAAGACCTTCACGCCGGACCTACCGGGGGACTTCACCGGTGGCGGGGTGGACATTCGCACCGTGCGCGTGCCGGAGGAGCCATTCGCACGGGTGGGTTTCTCGCGCGAGGTGAACCAGCGGGTCAGCGGCAAGCCCGGCTACATCACCTACGAGGGCGGCGGCATCAACCGGTGGGGACGTCACCGCGGTGCGCGCGACATGGTCGAGGGCATGGCGACGATGGAGAAGGATGGGCTGGCGGACCGGGGGGTCGCGTCGTACCACCAGGAAAAGCCTCGGTCGCCCCGCGACCATGATCGTGTTCATCTCGAGCTGGATCGCATCGTGCGCGGGGTCGCGCCGGCGATGGGCATTCAGCGCACGCGCGTGCCGGACGGCAACCACGGGTACGACGTCGCGCTCGGCACGCGGTTCGGGCTGGGCGGCAACTGGCAGATGGGCGCGCTGGCGGCGCTGACCTACTCGAAGAAGTACTGGCTGCACGTCGGTCCGGACAATGTGCTGCGGATGCAGGGCGGCGGGCCGGACCCGCGGGAGCTGACGTACTTTCGCCGTGAGGTGGGCACGGAGGAGTTGAAGTGGAGCGAACTGCTCACGCTCGGCCTGGAGCGCGACGATGCCCATCGGCTCAGCTTCACCGCGATGCGGAACCGGGCGGTGACGGACCGGGCCGCGTTTCGCGAACAGTTTCACGACACGAACACGCCGGTCTGGACTCAGATTCAGAGCATTCACTACACGGAGCGCCCGATCGACATTCTGCAGTTCACCGGCGAGCACAAATGGGGGGAGCGCCCCGAGGGTGGGCGGGGATGGGAGCTGGGCTGGGGGGTTGGCCGGAACACCGCCGAGCAGGAGGAGCCCGACGTGCGGATGTTCCGGAACGTGGTGCACCCTCGCGGTGGAGGAATCTACGAGTTTCAGCCGCGGCAGGACGGTGCCTCCGGCGCGGACGAGGAGAGCAGTACCCGCATCTGGCGCAACACGCGCGAGATCAACTCCCAGTACGGCCTTCGGCTCGGCATTCCCCTGGGCTGGCGGGTGCCGGACTGGGACGTCTCGTTCATGGGGTTTGGCGATCCGAACGCGGAATGGCCGAAGGAGGACATCCGGCTGAACATCGGGTTGGGCAAGGACTGGACGCGTCGTCACTACCGGCAGAATTCGTTTTTCTACATGATGGGGGCGCAGATGCCGCCGGTGTATACCGGCCCAGTCCGCAGCGACTTTCCACCGGGGCCGGCGGGTCGCCGGGCCTTTGAGGCGGCGCGCGCCGCGTGGTTTGCGAGCCCGGCCGGGCAAGCCTACCTGAAGGGCCTCGAGGACACCGCGCGCGACAACGCGCTGCGCACGCTGCGGACCAATACGCTCGACGTGCTGTGGACCGACGTGTTCACCGCGCCCGACCGGATCGGCATTGGCGACTACAAAAACAGCCTTCGTTGGCATCTGCTGCCGAAGTTCTACGACGTCGACTACGAGGGTCTCCAACACTTTCAGTCCGGCTTCTGGAGTCTCGAGGTGCCAGTCAGCCGCCAGCTTCGCCTGATCGGGGGCATGCGGCTGGAGACGACCGAGATGCGGGTGGACCCCACGATCGACTCGGAGACGATTGATCCGCAGCGCGCCTTTTTGGTGCCGGTACCGCACTACATCACCAACGCGGCCGGTGAGATCTCGTATTACTACCAGATCGAGGGAGTACCGAAAGAGAAGGCCGCTGCCGAGATCAGCCAGAGTGACTGGTTGCGGTCGTGGGGGGCGATCTGGGACATCGCGCCGGGGATGACGCTGCGGCTGAACTGGAGCCAGACCATCGCGCGCCCGACGTTCCTCGAGATCGCGCCCGTGATCACTCCGGACTACATCGAGGGGGACTCCTTCATCGGCAACCGGGATCTGCGCATTTCGCACATCGTGAACCGGGACCTTCGCTGGGAGTGGATTCAAGGACCGGACGACGTGCTCGCGTTCAGCGTCTTCGACAAGGACGTCACCGACCCCATTGAGAAGGAAACGTTCGGGTATCTCTCGGAGTCCTACACGCTGGCGATCAACTATCCGCGCGGGCGCGTCGAGGGCTTCGAGGTGGAGGCGCGGCGGCGGATGGAGTTTCTGCCGCCGCCGTTCGATGCGCTGCGGGTAGGGGTCAACTACGCGCGGCTTCGCTCCTGGGTGGAGATGCCGGAGCGGCTGGTGAACGCGTTCACACCCTACGGGCTGCCGCCGCGCGAGCGCCGGCCGATGGAGGGGCAGCCGGAATACCTTTTCAATTTCCAGCTGCTCTACGACATCGAGCGCTGGGGGACGTCCTTCGGGTGGTTCTACACGATCCGCGGCGACATGTTGAAGAGCGGCGCGGCGATCGGCGAGAGCGGGGCGACACCCGACATCATGCTGCTGAAACAGCCGTCGGTCGGCATCAGCATTTCGCAGAAGATCGGCTCGCGCGTGAAGGTCACGTTCCGCGCGCAAAACCTTTTGGATCCACCCGTCCGCGAGGTGTACCGAATCCCGGGCCAGGAGGACGTGATGCGCCGGCAATACCGCGAGGGCGTGCGTTATTCGATCGGGTTCAGCGCGGAGTTTTGA
- a CDS encoding DUF3450 domain-containing protein, translating into MRRWRRWLGVAAVLGMPAAPVPALTAVTNSPPDAEAEGRAAIEKWVETRRLLSRETQEWRVAREILEGRAELLSREVETIEAQIRQTTNEIGELDVKLAESRAQRERLVAATAGLDESIARLERRVVGLLERMPAPLRERVQPLSQRIPAPEAASPPPLAERFQNVIGVLNELQKAAREILVTSEVRTLDGGERIEVTVLYIGLAQAYFVNPAGTVAGVGRPGPKGWTWERDDQLAAAVQAAIAVYRNERPAEYVRLPVVMDD; encoded by the coding sequence ATGCGACGGTGGCGGCGATGGCTGGGAGTGGCGGCGGTGCTCGGCATGCCGGCGGCGCCGGTGCCAGCACTGACGGCGGTGACCAACTCGCCCCCCGATGCGGAGGCGGAGGGGCGCGCCGCGATTGAGAAGTGGGTGGAAACGCGGCGTCTGCTCTCGCGGGAGACCCAGGAGTGGCGCGTCGCGCGGGAGATCCTCGAGGGCCGTGCGGAGCTGCTCTCGCGCGAGGTGGAGACGATCGAGGCGCAAATCCGGCAAACCACGAACGAGATCGGCGAGCTGGACGTGAAGCTGGCGGAGTCCCGCGCGCAGCGGGAGCGACTGGTGGCCGCGACGGCGGGGCTGGACGAGAGCATCGCGAGGCTGGAGCGGCGGGTCGTCGGCCTACTGGAGCGCATGCCCGCGCCGCTGCGCGAACGGGTGCAGCCGTTGAGCCAGCGCATTCCGGCACCGGAGGCCGCTTCACCACCGCCGCTGGCGGAGCGCTTCCAGAACGTGATCGGCGTGCTGAACGAGTTGCAGAAGGCGGCGCGAGAGATTCTGGTGACCAGCGAGGTGCGGACGCTCGATGGGGGCGAGCGCATCGAGGTGACGGTGCTCTACATCGGGCTGGCGCAGGCGTACTTCGTGAATCCGGCCGGCACCGTCGCCGGGGTCGGGCGTCCCGGCCCGAAGGGGTGGACCTGGGAACGCGACGACCAGCTGGCGGCGGCGGTGCAGGCGGCGATTGCGGTGTATCGCAATGAGCGGCCGGCGGAGTACGTGCGGCTGCCGGTGGTGATGGATGACTGA